Genomic window (Ranitomeya variabilis isolate aRanVar5 chromosome 8, aRanVar5.hap1, whole genome shotgun sequence):
ACTCTGTGTCTCTGTAGCCAAGTTCACACATTGTGGCAAATATTCCACTGCGGATTTGGTCACAAATCTACAACAGACCCATGTGTTACTTGTGGATTTTGCTGTAGATTTCACCCTACTACATTAGTAAGCATTGAATAGGGTCAAATCCGCAACgaaaatttgcacaaaaatgaGCACCCTGCATTATTTCATTTTTATGTGGATGTGAATAggattttggaaatcattttcgaTTGTCAGCCATTTCCACCAAAATCAGATGCTTTGGCAAATTTGTATGGCAACTGAATGGTGTGTTCACACATTCAGGTTTTTTATGTTCTTAAGTCCCAATTCAATAGTGCATAAAAGAAGAGAAACTGCataaaaaatcctgaacatgtaagCATATCTTTCAGGCTTTCATACACATGAGACTAATATTGGGCAAACTTGCCAGTATTGGAGGGCTCATCCAACAGTCTAcgctttaggcctgtttcacacgtcagtgcctccggtacgtgtggtgacagttttctcacgtaccggagacactgactcacgtagacacattaaaatcaatgtgtctctgcacatgtcagcgtgttttcacggaccgtgtgtccgtgtgaaaaacacggagacatgtcagtgttcgtgggagcgcacggatcacacggacccattaaagtcaatgggtccttgtaaacacgtaccgcacacggatgctgtccgtgtgccgtccatgtgccgtgcaggagacagcgctacagtaagcactgtctcctgttttgggtgctgaagccggaattcattccttcttcccagtagcgttcgctggagagaaggaatgaaaagtaattgtttttttttgtggttaaaataaagttcccggtaacctcccccctcccaccccaccgcccgctggaaataaaatactcacccagctccctcgatgcttcctctcagcgtcgcagcttgtcctgtgtgagcggtcacgtggtgccgctcattacagggatgaatatgcggccccaCCTGCCATTTACTATGATTCCGGGAAAAAAAAACACTCTGCAGagaatgtgtgaatgcagcctaaggcctcattcactatTTTTCATGTACACAAAAaaatggtcagtgtgtcatcagtgtttggtcagtgtgtcatcagtgtttggtcagtgtgtcatcagttttttggatctgtgtgtcatcagtggttggtcagtgtgtcatcagttttttggatctgtgtgtcatcagtgtttggtcagtgtgtcaccagtgttttgTCACTGTCATCAGTGattgatcagtgtgtcatcagtgtttggtcagtgtgtcaccagtgtttggtcagtttgtcatcagtgtttgttcagtgtgtcatcagtgtttggtcagtgtgtcatgagtgtttggtcagtgtgtcatcaatgttggtcagtgtgtcaccagtgtttggtcagtgtgtcatcagtgtttggccagtgtgtcagcagtgttttgggtcagtgtgtcatcagtgtttggtcagtgtgtcatcagtgtttttcacatatGGTTAAATAAATTACAAAGATCTCCGATCCTTTGCAATGATAAATACGGACAGCACACACGGACTGTACGTGATGccattcatctgctgttcgtgtttttcACAGACCTATAGACTGGTATTGACCCGTTTCATCCATAATACAAAACACTGGACATTTtatcagccccatagactataatggtacaTGTTGTATCCATGAAAAACACGAACAGAACACGTACGTGCAGCCTGGCCGTCTGAATGAGGCTGATGTGTAGGGTCCAGGTGACATTACCGTTCTCACTGATCCGGACTGTTCACAGGGACCCTTGTAATTCTGCCAAGGTAAATCCAATTACTTTCCATGACCTCCAGTGGGATAGTGCCATCATTTCAGGAGCAAGCTGCTAAAATTAGTCTCCTCTTTCATCAAGTAATCCTTTGAAGAAAATTTAATTTTACTCATGGGAAATCTaattgacaaaaataaaaaataaatgtaaatccAATATTAAATCACAAGTCCTGTGTCTCTGGGAAAATGTTTCCTGCGCTGATTCCTTTGTCTTTTCTTGCAATAGAATAAGGCAGATTATATCAGAATTTCCCATGTCCATGAGATGTCCTCCTATGTGTCTTCCTTAGGGTCTGGTCTCAAGTCGGCATCGCCTGAACATGTGCCAGCTGGCCGTGCAGAATTCGGACTGGATTCGGTGAGATTTGACATATTATCAGTAACTCATGAAGATGATTGTGTAACTAAAGCTGTGCAGGCACAGACCGCCCCCCGGGAAATCAGATGGTCCACCTTTGGCGACTCTATTTAAACATGACGTGTctgttgctatatatatatatatatatatatatatatatatattgtatatatatgtatgtatgtatatatatatatatatatatatatatatatatatatatatatatatatatatataaatatatatattatctggtgtaaatgctttagttctcctgaatctggcgatgtttttcttttgcttctacgcctctccgttcctgagatatggcctcctcttccctgtatataaagctAGTCTTTTTTAACCAATTGGGCGTGGCCCTCAAGTCTTCTCATTGTCATCTTCTACGCCCAGTTGGCTAAAAAGATTACATTTATATACAAGGaagagggggccatatctcaggaacggagaggcgcagaagCGAAAGAAAAAGAGCGccgaattcaggagaacagcgacatttAGATTGGGTAAAAACAGACAccattatggcaagtgacaggttcccttgaaaacTAACTTTCAGTCAGTCAATGTCATAAGTCAGTTTCTTACGGGTTGATTTGCACAAACATTTTCGATCTTATTCATGAAGCGTCCTGTGAGCCATGAATTTACTATGTTCTGGTGGAGAAAATAAAGTATCTCTCCCTTGTTATCCATTCAGTCTGTTCTTAAAAATCGGGCTGCattcggatgtcatccaagtgcggtctgatgttttccacggatccatagacttgaatggccaaGTGCAATCTGATGATAGGAGGCAATTTGTGCCTCACTGAATAACATAGTGACGAGTGCTAGCCGTCAGGACAAGGGATAGTGCTCGTCCGAGTTATAAGGTCGTGTGCACGATCCCCTAGGATCTCATGCTAAAAAGAGTGTGCTGAGAGGTACTTTTTTATATTGATTGACTCTTGGCCACTCTTTTCGCAGAGCTATTCTATACtgcaaaaaaaagtttattaatgtgTCCTGGCCCAGAAGGACACTTGGTTTTCTatctgtgtccagtgaatctgtgCCTGTGGATACACATCCAAGTTTTCCTGTAACTCACTCCATAATCAATGCGATGGCGCCATACTAGTGGTAGCAATGCTGTAACCTGTCAAAGGAAAAATCCACCATGGTAGAAAAATGTAGGCTAGATTGGGATTGTACAACAGGGACTTCCAAAGGAGTCATATAGAAACCAAATGGGTTATTCCAAAAaatcttaatatcccctatccatcATAACGTGCTGATCGCTGGAGGTCCGACTGATGGGACTACCAGTGATGTCGAAGGGTTCTTTCCAAAAAAATCAAGTTGTTCCTTATCCTTAGGATGGTGGATAACATGTAGATCACTGGGGGACCCACAACGATCCTGAGATCAGAGCTCTAGAACCCCAGAGAATGAGGCTCTGCAGCTCTATCCTGAATGGAGAGGATGTGCGCACACTCGGTCTCTGCTCCACTCATTGTCTGTGAGACTGATGGAAATAGCCGAGCGCTGAACTCTgccgtcccatagacaatgaatggtgcGGAGGCTAAGCGTGTGCACCTCCTGTGCATTCAGGATGGAGCTGCAGAGCCTCATTCTCAGGGGTTCTAGAGCCTCGATCTCAGGATCGTTGGGGGTCCCCCAGCGATCAACATATTATCCTCCATCATAAGGATAGGGGACAACTTGATTTCTTGGAATTAACCCTTCCACATGTACAAGGCTATTATCAGGGCTATGTTCCCAGATGGGGCAGTTCTCACTATGACCTCTCCTCTCTGCAGGGTGGACCCGTGGGAGTGCTACCAGGATACATGGCAGACAACGTGCAGCGTTCTGGAGCATCACCGAGACCTAATGAAGGTGAGATCTACCATACATTATGGGGGACAGAATGGATGAGTATAAGAGCAGGACATCGTGCTGTGGACTCCAGACGCCACCGTGCATAAGGATAATGGTTATTAGCTTCACTTTACACTGATAAGAAACCTCTAATGATGGGGTGTCTGCGAATAAGAGACGTTATGTTACTATTAATTCCCATAAAACTCCTTACACTGCCGCCATTGCTGACGCTAACAGACCTGTTGTTCCTTTCCAGAGGGTAACTGGCTGCATCCTGTCTAATGTGAACACACCATCGGTCACACCGGTGATCAATCAGACCCTGAACCAACCTACACAGCCCGTCTATCAAAATAACAACCTCACCAACAAGCCCACCGCAGGCAAGTGTGTGCGTGATCGGGGCAAGCAAAATACAGTCACAGTGGAAACTTCCCCATTGGTGCTCATCAAGACTTATCTGTATTctcctaaggccagtttcacacgtccagataattcaggtaccggaaaaatcggtaccggagttatccgtgtccgtgtgttcgtgagctcacgtggcacacgtgcggcagccgtgtgccgactgggtatcacacggaccatgcaggagacagcgctagagataagcgctgtccctgcatctggtgctgaagccggaattcattccttcttcccagcagcgtttgctggagagaaggaatgaaaaatcattattttttttattttttttgtgtttaaaataaagatccttgtcaccaccccctatgcgcccgcccgctggaaataaaatactcacccggctccctcgatgcttcctctcagcgccgcagcttcttcctgtatgagcggtcacgtggtaccgctcattacagtgatgaatatgcggctccacccctatgctgagaggaagcatcgagggagccgggtgagtattttatttccagcgggcgggcgaacagggggtgggaggggggtggtgacaaggatctttattttaaacacaaaaaaataaaaaaacaatgatttttcattccttctctccagcgaacgctgctgggaagaacaaATGAATTCCGGCtttagcaccagatgcaggggacagcataTTGATATTATCCAGAGTGATATAACTAATATTTCAATGCAAAATCAATTGATTAGTTCAGGAACATTTATTCCTAAAGGGGtagtcccatctccaagatcctatcccaatatgtagtaggggtaataataatattagcaaatatctccaattacagatgtagtgtagtttttctgattcgctatgtctctttcctcatgagcaggcattgcaggaccttaggtatccatggttacgaccaatgATATCATGAcagttaggtatccatggttacgactactaggaaataaggtcctgcaatgcctgcacacgtGGAAAGAGACATAAAGAATCAGAAAAACTgactactacatttttaattggaggtgtttgctaatattactattattgcaactactacatattgggataggatcttgcagatgggaatacctctttaatggAACTTAGGGAGATGGTCGAGCGTTGCACTCGGCTGGTCTTCGGCACTACTAtaggaatgaatggagtggcagtgcactcgatcgaccaccactccattcactcttcagagtcccagcggtcggacccccagtgatcgagaagttatcccctatcccataAATCGGGGATAACTTGCAAACTTGAGAAAACCCCCTCAACTCTGTTCACATCTGCATTATTTGGCTTCTCTGTCCTGTTCTAGAAATGGAATTCCTATACATGACGGATGTAAATGACATCCAAAGGACCTCATTGACCTGTctggagaatacccctttaagggagGCGCAACCTCATAGTCCCGTGCACGTATTGTTGCTATCCTTATCTTAGTGGAAATTTATATATTGATAACCTTTTGATAACTGGGAACCATCAAAGAGCAGATTTTGttcaataatgcaaaaaaaaatcctaaaccCTGGTAAAATCATCACCTGCAAACTCCTAATGTTCTGTATGTCCATTGTCACAGTGGTAACACAATTGGATAATTGGTATTTGTTTCTGTTAGTGAGGTTTCTGGGAAAAGTTGGAGAAGGACTGAGTCGTATGTGCTGTGTCCGTCCCAATCTGCAGCGTGTTACCTTTGTGGGTAAGTTTTAGGAGACACTTTATtttattataataaataataataataaaattattattattagatttttGCTTTTATTTGAAGTTATTTTTTTGTTGTCTTATCTTTGTTTTGCATTGGCGAACTTAGCTCCAAATTCTTTTAAATGGGAGCAGAATGTGTGATGAATTGCAATCGCGACTTCGAAAAAATGCGTTTTTGGGGGCCTCTTTTCCTGTCTTTGGCCTTTTTACAGTAAAAAGTCACATGATCCTTTCAGCAACGTTTGAAATGGTGTACGTTAGTCTTCAACTGCGCAAAAAGAACCCCAAAGCAACAGATATTGTACTCCACTGGAGTAGAATTATGCAAATAATTTGGGATTTTTCAAAATGTCCCAAATAataaattagaataaaaaaatCTGGAAAATGAAATCAGCACccataacgaaaaaaaaaaaacaaacaaaactaatAAAACCATTTTTGCTCTAGAAAAAAAAGTGAGTCGGCCCTGTAGTgtttagaccagtgttccccaactccgctcctcaagagccaccaacaggtcatgttttcaggatttccttagtattgcacaggtgataattacaTCACCTGGACAGACAAGCATTCAGTGACCTGTgctatactaaggaaatcctcaaaacatgacctgttggtggctcttgaggaccagagttggggaacactggtttagaCTGTGCATGTAACATCTAGAGCGCTATATCTCCGGTGTCCTGCAGAGGTCACTATTATTTGTTGGGGATTCAAACTTTTAAAAagtgttctggtttttttttttgtgattttacAAGATTGTGTCGTTGTATTGTCTACAGTGTGCACAATGGTATAACAGTGTCTCCCACCTTAGAGGGCTTTGAACACGTATGACGCTGCagaccattgaattcaatgggtgccGTGTAGTAAGACCACTTTTCTTTTAAGCTGATGCCTTAGATGAACAGCTTATTGCGATACATTTAGCATTGATACCTCTTTAATACGATATATTGGATTGTCCCGTTATTTAAAATAATAAGTGAATTGACCCGTAACTATAATTAGggatctgaccactgggaccccagcGATCCTGTAATCAGAGCTTTAGGACCCCAATAACAGGGTTCTACAGCCACATCCAGAGTGGGGTAGAGGTGCACGTGTGGCTTGCGCTCCTTTTATATTTATTCTAAAGTCCCGATCTcaggatcactgggggtcccagtGGTAGGACCCCAATGATGAAGAAGTTACCCCCGCCTCTTGGATAGGGAATTTTTTGCCAGAATAACCCTTTAATACCCTAATTTAATCAATCAGCCAAGTGCAAAAGTAATCTACACTAATGGCTTTTTGCTGAGGATCCACTGTTCAATCCTGACGTCTCTATATGTTGTGTTAGAATCCCAACTTTTTATCATTGTCATTTTTGTTGGGTGAGAGGGTGGTGAAATGTTCTGTGCTATTTAATTCCTTATGGAGGTAAGGATGCCACTAATTTGATGCAGAATTCCACATTTCCTTTTTTTATATAGATTGGTTTAAAAATGATTAAATAACTGGTTACCTGCaaccaccacaagagggagcacaaGAGCTTACCGCATACGGTCTCATGCTTGACTTCAGTGTATAGCAGAATGCAgttagcgccctctagtggtgactacggGCATCCAGCAATTTATCATTCTGTGCAAGGGATTTGATTAAAGCTATATTAAGAAAGCTAGTTAGATGAGAAAAAAATGGTTTTACAGAGTAGAAAGTGTGCATCTGGCCATTTGTGACTATGCTGACCTGGTTGTGTTTTATTTGACAGACGAGAATGCAAACTTGGGCACAGTGATGAGATATGAAGAAATAGGTAGGTGGTGATAGGGGACATGTTGTGGGCGCTGGTGGTGCCCTCTCTCTATGGTACTGTTGGCTTTAGTCTCCTGACTCATACACTTGCTATCCTTCCTACCCAGAGCTGCGGATCTTGCTCCTGTGTGGTAGTGACCTGCTTGAGTCATTTTGTATCCCCGGCCTCTGGAATGAGTCGGATGTGAGTATTGTTCCTTATGTCGTCCAGATCCTCCTCCATCCTCGTATGGATGACGTGTTGTGTTATACGGGTGACTGGATAGTGACTTGATGTCTGGATTTCTTTGTTCCTCACTGTATTGTGTGTCTGTATTTCCTCTGCAGATGGAGGTGATTGTCGGGGATTTCGGGATGGTGGTTGTGCCACGTGACGGTACAGACACTGAGCAAATCATGAATCACTCATCGGTTCTCCGTAAATACAAGGTGCGTCCTGCTCTTATCTGTAGACTTTCATTTATCAACAACACAAGTGTTTCTCAGAGGAAGAAAAAAattttaccatttctaaaaattgaGACTTTAGGTTTGATTCATGCAGTCGAAGAGTAATTGCCGTTTTAATTTTGCATTTCATAACTCAATAATACTTGtggaaataagaaactttgtaatatatcttatcagagaaatctgcctaTTTCTCCTCCTGGATTAATCAATCACTCTCAATTCCGGGATAAAATTTATATTCGGTGAAGACAAATGTTCCCATAAGAGATGACAATTGGTGACTATAAAATTCTATAGAGaggggaggagctaaaggcagaaACGGACATTCCATGGAatgttataagcaccaactgtcatctcctatctcattaaTGGGGAAATCAATAATAATCACTGAAGACAGATTGTACCTCTGAATTGAGAATTTTAAGAatgaaagatcaatccaggaggtgaaagtagcagatttctctgataaagatatattacaaagattcTACTTTTTGTCTGTACTATCGATTTATGTCCAAAAAATAAGCAAAACGACCGTTACTCCTTAAGAATGGCGCTTTGCGTGCTAGTCTTAATTAAAGAAACTCTCCAGTACGGTGTGCCAAGTTCTTTACGAGCTTGAGTTCATTTCTGGCGTAAATTAGGATGAATTAGTTGGGTGTAAAAATGTTAAAAGTTGTAAAATTTTACTGCAATTTTCATTTGAGCAAAAAATTTCAAGTAGTTCTACACCAGAAAACTATCAACAAAAACTCCTTGATTAATTGTGCCCATTTTGCTAAAATATAGGAAACAGTGGGACAACCATGAGAGTTTTATCGAAAATTGTAATCTGAACATTATGGTTGAAGAAAAAAAGAGCAACGCTCTTTAGCCAAAACACGTAGGTTTAGTGTGAAATGAGGCTGCCGTAAACCTTTTAACTTGCTAATAAGTGGGAGGTTTTAATATTTACCTCGCTTCATAGCTGGAGAATCTTTTTTCCTATAGCACATATCTCTCTTCTTCTGAACCACCTTCTAAGCAGTTGAAAGCTGAACTTTGGTCTGGTCATAAATGAGCTTAGAGGATGGttcaggagagaaaagagaagtgttACCGGCCATGCCTTTAGAATGAGCTAACTGGCGGATTCACTGGTTATCCTGGTCTGCTATGTATTGTGATACACAGAGGATGTAGAAACCAGATGGGTCAAAGTTTTGAATGTAACTGCATTGCAACACTTGTTTGCTAACATTGCAATGCCATCCAGAAGGGAGAGAAATGTCAGTTCCCTGAGCTGATACCGGTCTATGGCCCCCAATTGTGGTGAACATAAACCCTTGAATGGTTTTGCTTGGGGAACATATTTTCTTTTCGAGAATTACGGTACATTGGAATAATATCGCAGAACTTAACCTGCTAACTGTCCTCTACAGAACAACATCCTTGTGGTGAAAGATGACACCAACCATCCGATGTCCCATGTGAGCTCCACCA
Coding sequences:
- the NMNAT2 gene encoding nicotinamide/nicotinic acid mononucleotide adenylyltransferase 2; translated protein: MAETTKTHVILLACGSFNPVTKGHVQMFERARDYLHKTGRFIVIGGIISPVHDSYGKQGLVSSRHRLNMCQLAVQNSDWIRVDPWECYQDTWQTTCSVLEHHRDLMKRVTGCILSNVNTPSVTPVINQTLNQPTQPVYQNNNLTNKPTAGKFLGKVGEGLSRMCCVRPNLQRVTFVDENANLGTVMRYEEIELRILLLCGSDLLESFCIPGLWNESDMEVIVGDFGMVVVPRDGTDTEQIMNHSSVLRKYKNNILVVKDDTNHPMSHVSSTKSRLALQHGDGHVVDYLVQPVIDYVLKSQLYINTSG